A genomic window from Haladaptatus caseinilyticus includes:
- a CDS encoding DUF6653 family protein, which produces MNTPFLDRLEDFFWARHSNPKSGWTRVPTGPVLVYAIYRRDWRILIAAVLFATVNPFLFSPPETEDAWMTRAVLAERWWIREEANGTVGRTYPNVCNTVSALAFVYTLVAAWRRRPVGTTVGTILAFGLKFWWVGALVRRYDDRETKRR; this is translated from the coding sequence ATGAACACCCCCTTTTTGGACCGACTGGAGGATTTCTTTTGGGCGCGCCATTCGAACCCGAAAAGCGGTTGGACTCGGGTACCGACCGGTCCCGTCCTCGTGTACGCCATCTATCGCCGCGACTGGCGCATCCTCATCGCCGCGGTCCTTTTCGCGACGGTTAATCCGTTTTTATTCTCGCCACCCGAGACCGAAGACGCGTGGATGACTCGCGCCGTCCTCGCCGAACGGTGGTGGATTCGGGAGGAGGCGAACGGAACGGTCGGACGCACGTATCCGAACGTCTGCAACACGGTCAGTGCACTCGCGTTCGTGTACACACTGGTCGCCGCGTGGCGACGCCGACCCGTCGGCACGACGGTCGGGACGATCCTCGCGTTCGGGCTGAAGTTCTGGTGGGTCGGCGCCCTCGTTCGGCGATACGATGATCGGGAGACGAAACGCCGGTGA
- a CDS encoding prephenate dehydrogenase/arogenate dehydrogenase family protein — protein sequence MNVLVVGAGAMGRWFGESIHCDLAFADADPAVAENAANELGGRAVELDTSETFDAVCLAVPLPVVEGAIEEHAVKAERALLDLTGVMAEPVSAMAERVPDKERVSLHPLFGPENAPGNVAVVVDEPGPVTDDLLSALESRGNTLVETTPDEHDEAMKTVQASAHTAILAFALSANSVPDGLRTPVYDCLTDLSAQVTSGDSRVYADIQAAFDGAEDVAAAANELADATVEEFEHLYRDAKSNGDTNAYRNETDPEGKR from the coding sequence ATGAACGTACTCGTCGTCGGAGCGGGCGCGATGGGTCGCTGGTTCGGCGAGTCGATACACTGCGACCTCGCGTTCGCCGATGCAGACCCTGCAGTCGCGGAAAACGCCGCAAACGAACTCGGTGGACGAGCGGTCGAACTGGACACATCCGAGACGTTCGACGCGGTCTGCCTCGCGGTACCCCTCCCCGTAGTTGAAGGGGCAATCGAAGAACACGCCGTGAAGGCCGAACGGGCCCTACTCGACCTGACCGGTGTGATGGCCGAACCCGTTTCCGCGATGGCCGAGCGGGTCCCCGACAAGGAACGCGTGAGTCTCCACCCGCTGTTCGGCCCCGAAAACGCGCCCGGGAACGTGGCAGTCGTCGTCGATGAACCGGGACCGGTGACCGATGACCTCCTTTCTGCCCTCGAATCACGTGGCAACACGCTCGTCGAGACGACGCCGGACGAACACGACGAGGCGATGAAAACGGTTCAAGCGAGCGCTCACACGGCGATCCTCGCGTTTGCACTGTCCGCGAACTCGGTTCCGGACGGGCTACGAACCCCCGTCTACGATTGCCTCACCGACCTTTCGGCCCAAGTCACCAGTGGGGATTCGCGCGTCTACGCCGACATTCAGGCCGCCTTCGACGGTGCGGAGGATGTCGCGGCCGCCGCCAACGAACTCGCTGACGCCACCGTGGAGGAGTTCGAGCACCTGTATCGGGACGCTAAATCGAACGGTGATACGAACGCGTATCGGAACGAAACCGATCCGGAGGGAAAACGATGA
- a CDS encoding ester cyclase, with protein MSIRTADNEALVVREIEEVWNSGGNLDVLDDVVAEDFVYHSPMMDMEGRDEYREMAAEVRDIFSDMEMTVEDVVSADDKVVVRYTAYGTHTGEMMGIEPTDERIEMTGVYFDRIEDGKIQERYDVADELGMFVQLGVVELPEMEE; from the coding sequence ATGAGTATCAGAACTGCGGACAACGAGGCGCTCGTTGTCCGAGAAATCGAAGAGGTATGGAATAGCGGTGGCAACCTTGATGTACTGGATGACGTCGTCGCGGAAGATTTCGTGTACCACAGTCCGATGATGGACATGGAAGGTCGTGACGAGTACCGCGAAATGGCAGCGGAAGTCCGCGATATCTTCTCCGACATGGAAATGACGGTCGAGGACGTGGTATCGGCGGACGACAAGGTGGTCGTTCGGTACACTGCATACGGAACCCACACTGGTGAGATGATGGGTATCGAACCAACCGACGAACGAATCGAAATGACGGGGGTCTACTTCGACCGAATCGAGGACGGGAAAATCCAGGAACGGTACGACGTCGCCGACGAACTGGGAATGTTCGTCCAACTCGGTGTAGTCGAACTGCCCGAGATGGAAGAATAA
- a CDS encoding ester cyclase: MSIRTADNEALVQREVREVWDSGGDLEEISDLVTDDFVYHNPMIRDPVHGPDEYRALAETFRNAFSDIKMEVDEMYAVDDVVTTRYTTRATHDGEIFGIEPTHTKIEITGILIDHLKEGKLEERHVNDDALGLFEQIGAVKRPDEGRPD; encoded by the coding sequence TTGAGTATCAGAACCGCGGACAACGAAGCACTCGTCCAGAGGGAAGTCAGGGAGGTATGGGACAGCGGTGGGGACCTCGAAGAGATTTCCGACCTCGTTACCGACGACTTCGTCTATCACAACCCGATGATTCGTGACCCGGTTCACGGACCGGACGAGTATCGAGCACTGGCCGAGACGTTCCGTAACGCCTTCTCGGACATCAAGATGGAAGTCGACGAAATGTACGCCGTAGACGACGTAGTGACGACGCGATATACGACGCGGGCGACGCACGACGGCGAGATTTTCGGCATCGAACCGACCCACACGAAGATCGAAATCACGGGTATCCTCATCGACCACCTGAAGGAGGGCAAACTCGAAGAGCGACACGTCAACGACGACGCATTGGGCTTGTTCGAACAGATCGGTGCCGTGAAACGCCCCGACGAGGGTCGACCGGACTGA
- the surE gene encoding 5'/3'-nucleotidase SurE — MSDPLEILLTNDDGIDSPGIHALYDALQEVGNVTTVAPATDQSAVGRAMSYEVEVEEHEIGYAVTGTPTDCVVAGLTELGPYPDIVVSGCNNGANLGAYVLGRSGTVSAAVEAAFFDVPAIAVSLHVPNHMWPHDTTKPEYEEAARATTYLTEHSLDAGVFEQAEYLNVNAPMPGDEPASMEVTRPSHVYDMNATNDGGVVTLHDLTWEQMDDETLPDPDGTDRRAVYEGRVSVSPLTAPHSTEHHESLDELVTAYHK, encoded by the coding sequence ATGAGCGACCCTCTCGAAATTCTTCTGACGAACGACGACGGGATCGACAGCCCCGGTATCCACGCGCTGTACGACGCGCTTCAGGAGGTCGGAAACGTAACGACCGTCGCGCCTGCAACCGATCAGAGTGCTGTAGGTCGGGCGATGTCCTACGAAGTCGAGGTCGAAGAACACGAAATCGGCTACGCCGTCACGGGAACCCCCACCGACTGCGTCGTAGCGGGACTGACAGAACTCGGACCCTACCCGGACATCGTCGTCTCGGGGTGTAACAACGGTGCGAATCTCGGTGCCTACGTCCTCGGCCGTTCGGGAACCGTTAGTGCGGCGGTCGAAGCCGCGTTCTTCGACGTTCCTGCAATCGCCGTCTCGCTTCACGTTCCAAACCACATGTGGCCACACGATACGACGAAACCGGAGTACGAGGAGGCCGCCCGTGCGACGACGTATCTCACCGAACACTCGCTCGACGCGGGCGTGTTTGAGCAGGCCGAATATCTGAACGTCAACGCTCCCATGCCGGGCGATGAACCGGCGTCGATGGAGGTGACGCGTCCCTCGCACGTATACGACATGAACGCCACGAACGATGGGGGTGTCGTCACCCTTCACGACTTGACGTGGGAACAAATGGACGACGAGACGCTCCCCGACCCGGATGGAACCGACCGAAGGGCAGTGTACGAGGGGAGAGTGAGCGTTTCGCCGCTTACCGCACCACACTCCACCGAACATCACGAATCGCTGGACGAACTGGTTACTGCCTATCACAAATAG
- a CDS encoding LLM class flavin-dependent oxidoreductase — MTDESIHFNLFTMNAVEHVTAGTWRTPGDRSHRYTDMNYWQEVARLAERGGFDAVFFADVRGIYDVYGGNRDTAIEKAIQTPANDPELLIPAMASVTSDLGFAVTRSTTYVHPYQLAREFSTLDHITDGRIAFNIVTSYLESAAENLGLDERMDHDTRYDRAEEFMQVCYRLWEDSWEDGAVVRDVEAGRYTNPEKVHAIDYEGEQFSVPGPHSCEPSPQRTPVLYQAGSSERGRNFAANNAEALFVSQPTKEAVKNYVEDVRKRADDAGRNGNELAFFAGIAPIVGETEDIAEAKYEKYRENVDTEATLTLLGGFMDLDFSELSPDQPVEHIETEAIQGAVNALTKHAPQRDWTVRDVAEFCGLGSTSPVIVGSPVQVADELERWHDETGISGFNIKEVVRPGTLRDFVDLVVPELRERGLVREEYDGETLRENMLGRRYRE; from the coding sequence ATGACCGACGAGAGCATCCACTTCAACCTGTTCACGATGAACGCGGTGGAACACGTCACGGCAGGTACCTGGCGCACGCCGGGCGACCGATCACACCGCTACACCGACATGAACTACTGGCAGGAGGTCGCACGACTGGCGGAACGTGGGGGATTCGATGCCGTCTTCTTCGCCGACGTGCGTGGCATCTACGACGTATACGGTGGCAATCGAGACACGGCAATAGAGAAGGCCATTCAGACGCCCGCGAACGACCCGGAGCTGTTGATTCCAGCGATGGCGAGCGTCACTAGCGACCTCGGGTTCGCGGTGACGCGCTCTACGACCTACGTCCATCCGTACCAACTGGCCCGCGAGTTTTCCACGCTCGACCACATCACCGACGGCCGTATCGCGTTCAACATCGTTACCTCCTATCTCGAAAGCGCGGCGGAAAACCTCGGATTGGACGAGCGAATGGACCACGACACGCGCTACGACCGCGCCGAGGAATTCATGCAGGTCTGCTATCGACTGTGGGAGGACAGTTGGGAAGACGGTGCGGTGGTTAGAGATGTCGAGGCAGGACGGTACACCAACCCCGAGAAAGTTCACGCCATCGACTACGAAGGGGAGCAGTTCTCGGTTCCCGGCCCACACAGTTGTGAGCCGTCGCCACAACGTACGCCAGTTCTCTACCAAGCCGGGTCGTCGGAACGCGGGCGGAACTTCGCGGCGAACAACGCTGAAGCGCTGTTCGTCAGCCAACCGACGAAGGAAGCCGTGAAGAATTACGTCGAGGATGTGCGAAAGCGCGCGGACGATGCGGGACGAAACGGCAACGAACTCGCCTTCTTCGCCGGAATCGCGCCGATCGTCGGCGAAACGGAGGACATCGCGGAGGCGAAGTACGAAAAATACCGCGAAAACGTCGATACCGAGGCGACGCTGACGCTGCTCGGTGGGTTCATGGACTTGGATTTTTCCGAACTCTCGCCGGACCAACCGGTCGAACACATCGAAACCGAGGCGATTCAGGGCGCAGTCAACGCCCTAACCAAACATGCTCCCCAGCGTGACTGGACGGTTCGTGACGTGGCGGAGTTCTGTGGCCTCGGTTCCACCTCGCCCGTCATCGTCGGGTCGCCGGTGCAGGTCGCGGACGAACTCGAACGATGGCACGACGAAACGGGGATCTCCGGATTCAATATCAAAGAAGTCGTTCGCCCCGGAACACTCCGAGACTTCGTCGATTTGGTGGTGCCGGAACTGCGTGAACGCGGCCTCGTACGCGAGGAGTACGACGGCGAGACGCTTCGGGAGAACATGCTGGGTCGGCGATATCGCGAGTGA
- a CDS encoding carboxylate--amine ligase — translation MAEKFRSFDGLRRVLAETKFDRPPAIVCNAHVTGLSVARALSAHDVPVIAIDRNGNGVAPYSDAVDFAGQVTYPLDDRDGFREDVEALASELGHEPVAFPCMDEWVHAFAGTEPEGVRLPFAGRETIDAVLDKESLYEKAAELDVPYPETYRMADTDPEDAAAALDFPFVVKPALKREFEEAVGTNVIEVADEEEFLDVVAMAEDAGINVMAQEKVDIETGRDCSLASYVPQEGDPVTFVGNARVRYPQEFGTSCLVRQTDQPEIEGRALSILEETGYYGISESEFVYDKSREEYVLLDINTRPWKWISLPVQAGADLPGAAYADTVGDEFEAGETHDSTWVYLGDYLKLLANDAGFSDVLNENQWRGLFSGEFETSDALTTGVYRPSDVGPAYRLMKTEFGTGDYYCSC, via the coding sequence ATGGCCGAGAAATTTCGCTCGTTCGACGGACTCCGTCGGGTACTGGCGGAGACGAAGTTCGACAGGCCGCCAGCGATCGTCTGCAACGCACACGTGACAGGGTTGAGCGTCGCTCGCGCACTCTCAGCGCACGACGTTCCAGTCATCGCCATCGACCGAAACGGGAACGGTGTCGCTCCGTACTCCGACGCCGTGGATTTCGCTGGGCAGGTGACCTATCCGCTGGATGATCGTGACGGATTCCGAGAGGACGTGGAAGCACTCGCGTCCGAACTGGGACACGAACCGGTCGCGTTCCCCTGTATGGACGAATGGGTGCACGCCTTCGCCGGGACGGAACCGGAAGGCGTCCGTCTCCCCTTCGCCGGTCGGGAAACGATCGATGCCGTCCTCGACAAAGAATCGCTGTACGAGAAGGCAGCGGAGTTGGATGTTCCATACCCCGAAACGTACCGAATGGCCGACACCGATCCGGAAGATGCGGCGGCAGCCCTCGATTTCCCGTTCGTGGTCAAACCCGCGCTCAAGCGCGAGTTCGAGGAAGCGGTCGGAACGAACGTCATCGAAGTCGCCGACGAGGAGGAGTTTTTGGATGTCGTAGCGATGGCCGAGGACGCCGGAATAAACGTCATGGCACAGGAGAAGGTGGACATCGAAACCGGGCGGGACTGTTCGCTGGCCTCCTACGTTCCGCAGGAGGGTGACCCGGTTACCTTCGTCGGCAACGCGCGCGTTCGTTACCCACAGGAGTTCGGCACGTCCTGTCTCGTCCGACAAACCGACCAACCGGAAATCGAGGGGCGTGCGCTCTCCATTCTCGAAGAAACCGGCTACTACGGCATCAGCGAATCCGAATTCGTTTACGACAAATCGCGCGAGGAGTACGTTCTATTGGACATCAACACCCGCCCGTGGAAGTGGATCAGTCTGCCAGTCCAGGCCGGGGCCGACTTGCCGGGGGCGGCCTACGCCGACACGGTCGGCGATGAGTTCGAAGCCGGGGAGACCCACGACTCCACGTGGGTCTATCTGGGGGATTATCTGAAACTACTCGCAAACGATGCCGGTTTCTCGGACGTGCTCAACGAGAACCAGTGGCGGGGTCTGTTCTCCGGCGAGTTCGAGACATCGGACGCCCTGACGACAGGTGTGTACCGCCCGAGCGACGTCGGACCTGCATATCGGCTTATGAAAACCGAGTTCGGAACCGGCGATTACTACTGCTCCTGTTAG
- a CDS encoding small ribosomal subunit Rsm22 family protein, translating to MNADQREQVRSNALYLRDVRPIDPDEIAEYVEEQPHPAVVRQVLREQSLDLGLVERDDGTFEPVSEEPIAPDFRGVESFPEKYGRKLEDLLVGEFGLGWPDGDSGDELRETIRRLKQEYFAQNPVEYDYRVALGYAIYHLPDYYAVVQYALSELAERGLLSRKLRVLDVGAGVGGPALGLHDFYPNDSLVEYHAVEPSEAVDVFAAMMEETRENFHTTIHRETAETFDSKNEYDLVLFANVLSEVDDPEAVVETYLDILAEDGAMVAIAPADKNASIGLREVERSVADRTTVYSPTLRLWPNEEPQDRGWSFDVQPDFETPAFQRRLDESDDRDKRDSGGSDERGDGEFVNVDVQYSHVILRTDGMRRREFTADPACSAKMAEMERHVTERVSLVAVKLSHSLSAGGRNEVFKIGDGSETVSHFAVLTKETALNRALREAAYGSLLSFEEVLVLWNEDENAYNLVVDEKTVVDRL from the coding sequence ATGAACGCCGACCAGCGAGAGCAGGTACGCTCAAACGCGCTCTACCTCCGCGACGTGCGTCCCATCGACCCGGACGAAATAGCGGAGTACGTCGAGGAGCAACCACATCCGGCGGTGGTCCGGCAGGTGCTGCGCGAGCAGTCGCTCGATTTGGGTCTCGTCGAACGCGACGATGGAACTTTCGAACCGGTCTCGGAAGAACCGATCGCGCCGGATTTTCGCGGCGTCGAGTCGTTTCCGGAAAAATACGGCCGGAAACTGGAGGACCTACTGGTTGGGGAGTTCGGACTCGGGTGGCCGGACGGCGATTCAGGCGACGAACTGCGCGAGACGATTCGTCGCCTCAAGCAGGAGTATTTTGCACAGAACCCGGTCGAATACGACTATCGCGTGGCGCTCGGCTACGCGATTTACCACCTTCCGGATTATTACGCCGTGGTTCAGTACGCACTCTCGGAACTCGCGGAGCGCGGTCTGCTTTCCCGAAAACTGCGGGTGCTTGACGTCGGTGCTGGCGTCGGCGGCCCGGCACTCGGATTGCACGACTTCTATCCCAACGACAGTTTGGTCGAGTATCACGCCGTCGAACCGAGCGAGGCCGTCGACGTGTTCGCTGCGATGATGGAGGAAACACGGGAGAACTTCCACACGACGATACATCGGGAGACTGCGGAAACGTTCGACTCGAAAAACGAGTACGACCTTGTCCTGTTCGCCAACGTGCTGAGCGAGGTGGACGACCCCGAAGCGGTCGTGGAAACGTATCTCGATATCCTCGCCGAGGACGGGGCGATGGTTGCCATCGCTCCGGCCGACAAAAACGCGAGTATCGGTCTCCGGGAGGTCGAACGAAGCGTCGCCGACCGGACGACGGTCTACTCGCCGACGCTTCGACTCTGGCCGAACGAGGAACCACAGGACCGTGGCTGGTCGTTCGACGTACAACCGGATTTCGAAACGCCGGCGTTCCAGCGACGACTGGACGAGAGTGACGACAGGGATAAGAGGGACAGTGGCGGGTCGGACGAACGAGGCGATGGCGAGTTCGTCAACGTCGACGTACAGTACTCACACGTGATTTTGCGGACCGATGGGATGCGACGACGGGAGTTTACCGCCGATCCCGCGTGCTCCGCGAAGATGGCGGAGATGGAGCGTCACGTGACGGAGCGTGTCAGCCTCGTCGCCGTGAAACTCAGCCATTCCCTGTCTGCGGGTGGACGAAACGAGGTGTTCAAAATCGGAGACGGGAGCGAAACGGTCAGCCATTTCGCGGTGCTGACGAAGGAAACGGCACTCAACCGTGCGCTTCGGGAAGCGGCATACGGGAGCCTCCTCTCGTTCGAAGAGGTGTTGGTACTCTGGAACGAAGACGAAAACGCGTACAACCTCGTGGTCGATGAAAAGACGGTCGTTGACCGCCTCTGA
- a CDS encoding M24 family metallopeptidase has translation MDKDLSALDSALDSMGVGGFLIDAASSDSDQLYLSGFDAPDAFTTLYADGVHLLVSSLEYGRAKKESNAESVARMTDYGYYEKVAEHGQKEAKSRVLSDFLADHDVESVVVPERFPLGVADGLRDVGITVSPEKTAVITGIRAAKTDEEIEHVRVAQKANEASMQAAEDLLAAATVENGVLYHDGEVLTSERVKEEIEVTLLRNGAALDETIVACGSSAADPHDRGRGPLSADEAIIVDIFPRDKASKYHADMTRTFVKGEPSDEIRARYNLTHEAFDAALDAVEPGATGKTVHDAVCDVYENAGYETLRSDPSTETGFIHSTGHGVGLDVHELPKINPDGGELKPGHVITIEPGLYDPAVGGVRIEDLVVVTEDGYENLTDYPIELVVD, from the coding sequence ATGGACAAAGACCTCTCGGCACTGGATTCCGCGTTGGATTCGATGGGTGTGGGTGGCTTCCTCATCGACGCGGCATCGTCCGATTCCGACCAGTTGTATCTCTCCGGATTCGACGCGCCTGACGCCTTCACGACCCTCTACGCGGACGGCGTCCATTTGCTCGTTTCTAGCCTCGAATACGGCCGGGCGAAAAAGGAAAGCAACGCGGAATCGGTCGCGCGAATGACCGACTACGGCTACTACGAGAAGGTCGCCGAACACGGCCAAAAAGAGGCGAAAAGCCGCGTCCTCTCAGATTTTCTCGCCGACCACGATGTCGAATCGGTGGTCGTTCCCGAACGCTTCCCGCTCGGCGTTGCGGACGGCCTCCGTGACGTGGGCATAACCGTCTCGCCGGAAAAGACCGCCGTCATCACCGGCATCCGCGCGGCGAAGACGGACGAGGAAATCGAACACGTTCGGGTCGCACAGAAAGCGAACGAAGCGTCCATGCAAGCCGCAGAAGACCTGCTCGCCGCCGCGACGGTCGAAAACGGCGTTCTCTATCACGACGGTGAGGTACTGACCAGCGAACGCGTGAAGGAGGAAATCGAAGTGACGCTCCTGCGTAACGGGGCGGCGCTCGATGAAACCATCGTCGCCTGTGGGTCATCCGCGGCGGACCCCCACGACCGGGGAAGGGGTCCGCTTTCCGCTGACGAAGCCATCATCGTGGACATTTTCCCACGCGACAAAGCATCGAAATACCACGCCGACATGACCCGAACGTTCGTCAAGGGGGAACCATCCGACGAGATTCGTGCTCGATACAATCTCACTCACGAGGCGTTCGACGCCGCTCTTGATGCCGTCGAACCCGGCGCGACGGGGAAAACAGTTCACGATGCGGTCTGTGACGTGTACGAAAACGCGGGTTACGAAACGCTTCGAAGCGACCCGAGTACCGAAACAGGATTCATTCATAGCACAGGTCACGGCGTCGGGTTGGATGTTCACGAACTTCCAAAAATCAACCCCGACGGTGGTGAACTGAAACCGGGCCACGTCATCACCATCGAACCAGGTCTGTACGACCCCGCGGTCGGCGGCGTTCGCATCGAAGACCTCGTGGTCGTTACGGAGGACGGCTACGAGAACCTGACCGATTACCCGATCGAACTGGTCGTGGACTAA
- a CDS encoding acetyl-CoA carboxylase biotin carboxylase subunit produces MFDKVLVANRGEIAVRVMRACEELGIDTVAVYSDADRNAGHVRYADEAYNIGPARAADSYLDHEAVIDAAEKAGADAIHPGYGFLAENAEFAAKVEATEGVTWVGPTSDSMEQLGEKTKARKVMQGADVPIVPGTTDPVTDPEDVRAFGEEHGYPIAIKAEGGGGGRGMKVVRTEDEVEDQLESAQREGEAYFDNDSVYLERYLEQPRHIEVQIIADQYGNVRHLGERDCSLQRRHQKVIEEGPSPALSDALREEIGEAARQGVKASEYVNAGTVEFLVEDGEFFFLEVNTRIQVEHCVTEELTGIDIVKWQLRVAAGEELDFAQDDVELEGHAMEFRINAENAAADFAPARSGSLDVYDPPGGVGVRLDDSLRQGDDLVTDYDSMIAKLIVHGSDREECLARGRRALAEYDIEGVVTIIPFHRVMLEDEKFVAGEHTTKYLDEELDDEKVAEAQEKWGSSEAEADDEDVVEREFTVEVNGKRFEVNLEQRGEVAAVPANGNSGGQKPKPAGGSDGGSETVVDAEGETVTAEMQGTILDVKVEEGDEIQSGDVVCVLEAMKMENDVVATRGGTVTQVTVGEGDSVDMGDVLVVVD; encoded by the coding sequence ATGTTCGACAAGGTTCTCGTCGCGAACCGTGGAGAAATCGCGGTTCGCGTCATGCGCGCATGCGAGGAACTCGGAATCGACACCGTCGCAGTCTACAGTGACGCCGACAGAAATGCAGGTCACGTTCGCTACGCCGACGAAGCGTACAACATCGGTCCGGCGCGAGCAGCGGATTCGTACCTCGACCACGAAGCAGTTATCGACGCCGCCGAAAAGGCTGGTGCAGACGCCATTCACCCCGGGTACGGTTTCCTCGCGGAGAACGCCGAGTTCGCCGCCAAAGTCGAGGCAACCGAAGGTGTGACGTGGGTCGGCCCGACCAGCGACTCGATGGAACAGTTGGGCGAGAAGACGAAAGCCCGTAAAGTGATGCAGGGCGCCGACGTGCCTATCGTACCGGGGACGACGGATCCGGTGACGGACCCCGAGGACGTCCGCGCGTTCGGGGAAGAACACGGCTACCCCATCGCCATCAAAGCGGAGGGTGGCGGCGGCGGCAGAGGGATGAAGGTCGTCAGAACCGAGGACGAGGTCGAAGACCAACTCGAATCCGCCCAGCGCGAGGGTGAAGCGTACTTCGACAACGATTCGGTCTATCTCGAACGCTACCTCGAACAGCCACGTCACATCGAGGTACAGATCATCGCCGACCAGTACGGTAACGTCCGGCACCTCGGCGAACGTGACTGTTCGCTCCAGCGCCGACACCAGAAAGTCATCGAGGAAGGCCCCTCGCCAGCCCTCTCGGACGCACTCCGCGAGGAAATCGGGGAAGCGGCCCGACAGGGTGTAAAAGCCTCCGAATACGTCAACGCTGGAACCGTGGAATTCCTCGTGGAGGACGGCGAGTTCTTCTTCCTCGAAGTGAATACCCGGATTCAGGTCGAACACTGCGTCACGGAGGAACTGACGGGAATCGATATCGTAAAATGGCAACTTCGCGTCGCCGCGGGCGAAGAACTCGACTTCGCACAGGATGACGTGGAACTCGAAGGGCACGCGATGGAGTTCCGTATCAACGCCGAGAACGCGGCGGCTGACTTCGCACCCGCCCGAAGCGGTTCGCTCGACGTGTACGACCCACCTGGAGGGGTCGGTGTCCGTCTGGACGACTCGCTCCGACAGGGAGACGACCTCGTGACGGATTACGACTCGATGATAGCGAAACTCATCGTTCACGGCTCCGACCGTGAGGAGTGTCTTGCACGTGGTCGAAGAGCGCTCGCGGAGTACGACATCGAGGGCGTCGTCACCATCATACCGTTCCACCGCGTCATGCTCGAAGACGAGAAATTCGTCGCTGGCGAGCACACGACAAAGTATCTGGACGAGGAACTGGACGACGAGAAGGTCGCCGAAGCGCAGGAAAAGTGGGGTTCGTCGGAGGCGGAAGCCGACGACGAAGACGTCGTCGAACGCGAGTTCACGGTCGAAGTCAACGGCAAACGCTTCGAGGTCAACTTGGAACAGCGCGGTGAAGTCGCGGCAGTTCCTGCAAACGGGAACTCCGGCGGTCAGAAACCCAAACCGGCGGGTGGCAGCGACGGCGGAAGCGAAACCGTCGTGGACGCCGAGGGCGAAACGGTCACTGCGGAAATGCAGGGGACGATTCTCGACGTGAAAGTCGAAGAAGGCGACGAAATCCAATCCGGCGACGTCGTCTGTGTTCTCGAAGCGATGAAGATGGAAAACGATGTGGTCGCCACGCGTGGTGGAACGGTGACGCAAGTCACGGTCGGTGAAGGCGACAGCGTCGATATGGGCGACGTGCTCGTCGTCGTGGACTGA
- a CDS encoding aldo/keto reductase, giving the protein MPMLGFGTYELDDYDECVESVTTAIETGYRHIDTAEGYDNESAVGDAIAESDVPRDDLFVATKVSPDDLDYDKVLTSAEESLERLGLDYIDLLYVHWPTGEYDAEETLEAFAELRDEGLIRKIGVSNFTVDLLSEAIEVAEEPIFANQVEMHPLLQQEELREFCDQDDIDVELVAYSPIARGDVADIPELRSVAEKHDASEAQISLAWCREKGVTAIPKATSSEHIQENWRSLGVELDDEDVAKIDSIDREERLIDPDRAPWNQ; this is encoded by the coding sequence ATGCCGATGCTCGGATTCGGAACGTACGAACTAGACGATTACGACGAATGCGTCGAGAGCGTTACGACCGCCATTGAAACGGGGTATCGACACATCGACACTGCCGAAGGTTACGACAACGAATCCGCGGTGGGCGACGCTATCGCCGAATCGGACGTTCCTCGGGACGACCTGTTCGTTGCGACGAAAGTCAGCCCCGACGATCTCGACTACGACAAAGTCCTCACGAGTGCCGAGGAGAGCCTCGAACGATTGGGGCTCGATTACATCGATTTGCTCTACGTTCACTGGCCGACCGGAGAGTACGACGCCGAAGAAACGCTCGAAGCCTTCGCGGAACTCCGCGATGAAGGATTGATTCGGAAAATCGGCGTGAGCAACTTCACGGTGGACCTGCTGTCGGAGGCCATCGAAGTCGCGGAGGAGCCCATCTTCGCTAATCAAGTCGAGATGCATCCCCTGCTCCAGCAGGAGGAACTCAGGGAGTTTTGCGACCAGGACGACATCGACGTGGAACTCGTCGCGTACTCGCCGATAGCCCGCGGCGACGTTGCCGACATCCCCGAACTTCGCTCTGTCGCGGAAAAACACGATGCCAGCGAAGCACAGATCAGCCTCGCATGGTGTCGCGAAAAGGGTGTCACCGCCATCCCAAAGGCGACTAGCAGCGAGCATATTCAGGAGAATTGGCGAAGTTTAGGGGTCGAACTTGACGACGAAGACGTGGCAAAGATTGATAGTATCGATCGAGAAGAACGACTCATCGACCCCGACAGGGCTCCGTGGAACCAGTAA